A window of the Oscillospiraceae bacterium NTUH-002-81 genome harbors these coding sequences:
- a CDS encoding regulatory protein RecX → MTKIEPVTRSKSRIYVDERRWCTLYNKELYRYSLREGQPVSDGVYGEIMGEVLTKRAKRRVLYLLRSMDRTEQQLRQKLKEGDYPEEIIDIAIAYVQKLHYQDDRRYASNYVDYRKKNKSRLQLKQELYCKGIPSDMTKEILEEYSSDEEREAIRGWLRRKGYDPAEATPESQRKMYGFLMRKGFRMEDVLAAMRMEQF, encoded by the coding sequence GTGACAAAGATAGAGCCGGTGACCCGCAGCAAAAGCCGGATCTATGTGGATGAACGGCGCTGGTGTACGCTGTACAATAAGGAGCTGTACCGGTACAGCCTGCGGGAAGGACAGCCGGTCAGTGACGGGGTATACGGGGAGATCATGGGGGAGGTTCTGACAAAGCGGGCGAAGCGCAGAGTGCTTTACCTGCTGCGTTCCATGGATCGGACAGAGCAGCAGCTGCGGCAGAAGCTGAAGGAAGGAGATTACCCGGAAGAGATCATCGATATCGCCATTGCCTATGTGCAGAAGCTGCATTATCAGGATGACCGCCGGTATGCGTCCAATTACGTGGATTACCGGAAGAAGAATAAGAGCAGGCTCCAGCTGAAGCAGGAGCTGTACTGCAAAGGGATCCCGTCGGATATGACAAAGGAGATTCTGGAAGAATATTCATCGGATGAGGAGCGGGAGGCTATCCGGGGATGGCTTCGCCGCAAGGGCTATGATCCGGCAGAAGCGACGCCGGAGAGCCAGCGGAAAATGTACGGATTTCTCATGCGCAAGGGCTTTCGGATGGAGGATGTTCTGGCAGCCATGCGGATGGAACAGTTCTGA
- the rny gene encoding ribonuclease Y yields MTAATIIAVVVTLIVAIPLTYAVTVSYRKKVAEVKIGNAEDKAREIIDEAVKTAETKKREALLEVKEESIKTRNELEKEIKERRAEVQRTERRVLSKEESLDKKLEVIEKREASYTAKEEELKKKKSEIEKLHEQSVQELERISGLTSDQAKEYLLKTVEDEVKSDTAKMVKELESRAKEEAGKKAKEYVVTAIQRCAADHVAETTISVVQLPNDEMKGRIIGREGRNIRTLETMTGVDLIIDDTPEAVILSGFDPIRREVARIALEKLIVDGRIHPARIEEMVEKAQKEVETMIREEGEAAVLEVGVHGIHPELVRLLGRMKFRTSYGQNALKHSIEVAHLSGLLAGEIGLDVRVAKRAGLLHDIGKSIDHDVEGSHIQIGADLCRKYKESRIVINAVEAHHGDVEPESLIACVVQAADTISAARPGARRETLETYTNRLKQLEDITNTFKGVDKSFAIQAGREIRVMVVPEQVSDADMVLLARDISKQIEAELEYPGQIKVNVIRESRVTDYAK; encoded by the coding sequence GTGACGGCAGCAACGATCATTGCTGTAGTGGTTACGCTGATCGTGGCGATCCCTCTTACTTATGCAGTTACCGTATCTTACCGCAAGAAGGTTGCGGAGGTTAAGATCGGCAATGCAGAAGATAAGGCGAGAGAGATCATCGATGAAGCTGTGAAAACTGCTGAGACGAAGAAGCGGGAAGCGCTGCTTGAGGTCAAGGAAGAGTCCATTAAGACCAGAAATGAACTCGAAAAAGAAATCAAGGAACGCAGAGCGGAAGTACAGCGGACAGAGCGCAGAGTTTTATCCAAAGAGGAATCTCTGGATAAGAAGCTGGAAGTCATCGAGAAGCGGGAAGCAAGCTACACAGCCAAAGAAGAAGAACTCAAGAAAAAGAAATCAGAAATTGAGAAACTTCATGAGCAGAGCGTGCAGGAACTGGAGCGAATCTCAGGTCTTACCTCCGACCAGGCAAAAGAATATCTTTTAAAGACTGTTGAAGACGAAGTAAAGAGTGACACTGCTAAGATGGTGAAAGAGCTTGAAAGCAGGGCGAAAGAAGAAGCAGGCAAGAAAGCGAAAGAGTATGTAGTAACAGCCATCCAGAGATGCGCTGCCGACCATGTGGCCGAGACAACGATCTCTGTGGTACAACTTCCAAACGATGAAATGAAAGGCAGAATCATAGGACGTGAGGGACGGAATATCCGTACACTCGAGACTATGACCGGTGTGGATCTCATCATTGACGATACACCGGAAGCAGTTATTTTATCAGGCTTTGACCCGATCCGCAGAGAGGTGGCAAGAATTGCCCTCGAGAAGCTGATTGTGGACGGACGAATCCATCCGGCCAGAATCGAGGAGATGGTCGAGAAAGCACAAAAAGAAGTTGAAACTATGATTCGTGAAGAAGGGGAAGCCGCCGTCCTGGAAGTTGGCGTGCATGGCATTCACCCCGAACTTGTCAGATTACTCGGAAGAATGAAGTTCAGAACAAGCTATGGTCAGAATGCGTTGAAGCATTCTATCGAAGTGGCTCATCTGTCAGGCTTACTTGCCGGTGAGATCGGACTGGATGTCCGTGTGGCAAAGAGAGCCGGACTGCTGCATGATATCGGTAAGTCCATCGACCACGATGTCGAGGGCTCCCATATCCAGATCGGAGCTGACTTGTGCAGAAAGTACAAGGAGTCCCGGATCGTTATCAATGCGGTAGAAGCTCACCATGGTGATGTGGAACCGGAATCTCTGATTGCATGTGTGGTACAGGCAGCAGATACCATTTCTGCGGCACGTCCGGGCGCAAGAAGAGAGACATTAGAAACATATACAAACAGACTGAAACAATTGGAAGATATTACAAATACGTTCAAGGGCGTAGACAAATCTTTTGCAATTCAGGCGGGTAGAGAGATTCGTGTTATGGTAGTTCCAGAGCAGGTTAGTGATGCAGACATGGTATTGTTAGCACGAGATATTTCCAAGCAGATTGAAGCTGAGTTGGAATATCCTGGACAGATAAAGGTAAACGTGATACGCGAAAGCCGCGTAACCGATTACGCCAAATAG
- a CDS encoding cation-translocating P-type ATPase: protein MGSREYTEEQSLVGLTEAEVQERIAAGQTNRADITTEKTTKQIILSNTLTYFNLIFLVLAILLIIAGSFRNLTFLPVVIANTVIGIVQELRAKKTLDKMNMLHAPHTIVLREGRQIQIASVDLVKDDVILLRAGNQICADACVLQGSVAVNESLLTGESDEIRKEPGNRLMSGSFVVSGQCYARLEQVGNDSYISRLTAEAKQMGDGEPSEMIRSVNQLIKWVGVIIIPVGAVLFAQAYFMNNETFQKSIISMVAAVTGMIPEGLYLLTTMALVMGTVRLAGRNVLLHDMKSIEALARVDVLCVDKTGTITEPGMQVAQIVAAKAYQEAVGQGEAGQAACKQEMSGQTAAEIVENLLTDYAAAVPDDNETMQALREYLQKRKAEKAKQTSSGRQTGNRFRAQAVLPFSSSRKYSAVTFAEGSFAFGAPEFIMGSRYEWIRQEIAPYQQKGYRVLLLAACSSVNSDGTLAGEVSPVGFVILSNPLRKNAKKTFAYFKSQKVTVKVISGDNPQTVSEIAKLAGIDHADEYVDAGSLRTEEELQEAALRYTVFGRVTPRQKRLLVQALQNAGHTVAMTGDGVNDILAMKDADCSIAMASGSEAAAQAAQAVLLDSDFGHMPDVVAQGRQVVNNIQRSASLFLVKNIFSLLMALFSAVFAITYPLEPSQISLISMFTIGVPGFLLALEPNRERIRGHFMTNVMLRALPAGITDALAVGALVTCGEVFRIPGTDIATASTMLLSAVGFMILIKISQPFNKAKYAIVIGNICGLIFCGIFLGQLFAISAMSRICVLLMIVFTFAAESLFRYLTILAGKVNKRHNEK from the coding sequence ATGGGGAGCAGAGAGTATACAGAAGAACAATCTCTTGTAGGGCTTACAGAGGCAGAAGTACAGGAGCGGATTGCCGCAGGACAGACGAATCGTGCGGATATTACCACGGAAAAGACGACAAAGCAGATCATTTTGTCGAATACACTGACTTATTTCAACCTGATTTTTCTTGTTCTGGCTATTCTTCTTATCATTGCCGGTTCTTTCCGGAATCTGACATTTCTGCCGGTGGTGATTGCCAATACGGTCATCGGCATTGTGCAGGAGCTGCGGGCGAAGAAAACACTGGATAAAATGAACATGCTGCATGCACCGCATACAATCGTACTCCGGGAAGGCAGACAGATCCAGATTGCTTCGGTGGATCTGGTGAAGGATGATGTGATCCTGCTTCGCGCAGGCAACCAGATTTGTGCGGATGCCTGTGTGCTTCAGGGCAGTGTGGCGGTGAATGAATCGCTTCTGACCGGAGAATCGGATGAGATCCGCAAGGAGCCAGGTAACCGTCTCATGTCGGGCAGCTTTGTGGTATCCGGACAATGTTATGCAAGACTGGAACAGGTGGGCAATGATTCTTATATTTCCCGGTTGACAGCGGAAGCGAAGCAGATGGGTGACGGAGAACCTTCTGAGATGATCCGGTCGGTGAACCAGCTGATCAAATGGGTGGGAGTAATCATCATCCCGGTGGGGGCGGTGCTGTTTGCCCAGGCTTATTTCATGAATAATGAGACATTTCAGAAAAGCATCATTTCCATGGTGGCGGCGGTTACCGGCATGATCCCGGAGGGACTGTATCTGCTGACGACCATGGCGCTGGTCATGGGAACGGTGCGCCTGGCAGGCAGGAATGTGCTGCTTCATGATATGAAGAGCATTGAGGCACTTGCCCGGGTAGATGTGCTCTGCGTGGATAAAACAGGCACCATCACAGAACCTGGCATGCAGGTGGCACAGATCGTTGCAGCGAAAGCTTACCAGGAGGCGGTCGGACAGGGAGAAGCCGGTCAGGCTGCATGCAAGCAGGAAATGTCTGGTCAGACAGCGGCTGAGATAGTGGAAAATCTGTTGACAGATTATGCGGCAGCAGTGCCGGATGATAACGAAACGATGCAGGCGCTGCGGGAATACCTGCAGAAACGAAAAGCAGAGAAGGCAAAGCAGACATCCTCCGGCCGCCAGACGGGGAACCGCTTCCGGGCACAGGCAGTTCTTCCCTTTTCGTCCTCAAGAAAATACAGCGCGGTGACCTTTGCGGAAGGAAGCTTTGCGTTTGGCGCCCCGGAGTTTATTATGGGCAGCCGCTATGAATGGATCCGGCAGGAGATCGCACCGTATCAGCAGAAAGGATATCGGGTGCTTTTGCTGGCGGCCTGTTCCTCTGTAAATAGCGACGGAACGCTGGCGGGGGAGGTTTCTCCGGTGGGATTCGTGATTCTCTCCAATCCGCTGCGGAAGAATGCGAAGAAAACCTTTGCCTATTTCAAATCCCAGAAGGTGACCGTGAAGGTCATTTCCGGAGATAATCCCCAGACGGTTTCCGAGATCGCCAAGCTGGCGGGCATTGACCACGCGGACGAATATGTGGATGCCGGAAGCCTGCGGACAGAAGAAGAGCTGCAGGAGGCGGCACTTCGCTATACGGTATTTGGCAGGGTGACACCCAGGCAGAAGCGTCTGCTGGTGCAGGCATTGCAGAACGCCGGACACACGGTAGCCATGACCGGCGACGGTGTCAACGACATTCTGGCCATGAAGGATGCAGACTGCAGCATTGCCATGGCATCGGGAAGTGAGGCGGCTGCCCAGGCCGCCCAGGCTGTACTGCTGGACTCCGATTTCGGCCACATGCCCGATGTGGTGGCCCAGGGACGACAGGTCGTAAATAATATCCAGCGTTCCGCCAGCCTGTTTCTGGTGAAGAATATATTTTCCCTGCTGATGGCGCTGTTTTCTGCTGTGTTTGCCATCACCTATCCGCTGGAACCGTCTCAGATCTCTCTGATCAGCATGTTTACCATTGGTGTGCCGGGATTTTTGCTGGCGCTGGAACCAAACCGGGAACGGATCCGGGGGCATTTCATGACCAACGTCATGCTGCGGGCACTTCCGGCGGGAATCACCGATGCGCTGGCCGTGGGCGCACTGGTCACCTGCGGGGAAGTTTTCCGGATTCCAGGGACGGACATTGCCACGGCATCTACCATGCTGCTGTCGGCGGTGGGCTTCATGATCCTCATCAAGATCAGCCAGCCGTTTAACAAAGCCAAGTACGCTATCGTCATTGGAAATATCTGCGGCCTGATCTTCTGCGGCATTTTCCTGGGACAGCTGTTTGCCATCAGTGCCATGTCCCGGATCTGCGTGCTGCTGATGATCGTGTTCACCTTTGCGGCAGAATCTCTGTTCCGCTATCTGACCATTCTGGCCGGAAAAGTAAACAAAAGGCATAATGAAAAATAG
- a CDS encoding sigma-70 family RNA polymerase sigma factor — protein MADEIGRLLKEDPARGVDAAMHAYMGLCFMIVRTRLAGIGTKEDMEDCVSEAFMDLYEARDRFDLEKGTVKSFLAVLAARRASDCCRQLLKQQTASPEELELVGSRCPELEQLPGRMELLEALEGLGEPDREIFLRKYYLGQRTKEIARALNLRENTVDQKVGRGLKKLRVWLEGRRQ, from the coding sequence GTGGCAGATGAGATCGGCAGACTTTTGAAGGAAGATCCGGCGCGGGGCGTGGATGCGGCCATGCACGCCTATATGGGGCTGTGTTTTATGATTGTCCGCACCCGGCTGGCCGGGATCGGCACAAAAGAAGATATGGAAGACTGTGTCAGTGAGGCGTTTATGGATTTATATGAAGCGAGGGACAGGTTTGATCTGGAGAAGGGAACGGTGAAGAGCTTCCTGGCGGTGCTGGCTGCCAGGCGGGCATCGGACTGCTGCAGGCAGCTGTTGAAGCAGCAGACGGCATCCCCGGAGGAACTGGAGCTGGTGGGCAGCCGTTGTCCGGAGCTGGAGCAGCTGCCGGGGCGGATGGAGCTGCTGGAGGCATTGGAAGGCTTAGGAGAACCGGATCGGGAGATCTTTCTCCGGAAATATTATCTGGGCCAGCGGACGAAGGAGATTGCCCGGGCACTGAATCTGCGGGAGAATACGGTGGATCAGAAGGTGGGAAGAGGTTTGAAGAAGCTGCGGGTATGGCTGGAAGGGAGGCGCCAGTGA
- a CDS encoding DUF5685 family protein, with protein MFGYVTVNKPELKIREFEEYQSWYCGLCRELSQRYGKPGQITLSYDMTFLIMVLHGLYEPQKSEEKHRCITHPGSRHRMSSSRFTQYGADMNILLAYHNFMDDWLDERKLVSLTEARLLQKHCRELAEKYPRQNRAIIRSLKKLAAFEKEKEMNIDKVSGSMGELLGELFVYEKDIFAEHLYRMGFFLGKFIYLMDAYEDVEKDRKKGQYNPFTGCFTQENFEEMCGSILNMMMTECAREFEKLPILENVEILRNILYSGVWVKYEMIHRKRTETGETKGK; from the coding sequence ATGTTTGGATACGTGACAGTGAACAAGCCGGAGCTGAAGATCCGGGAATTTGAGGAATATCAGTCCTGGTACTGCGGCCTGTGCCGGGAGCTGAGCCAGAGATACGGCAAGCCCGGGCAGATCACACTGAGCTACGACATGACATTTCTGATCATGGTGCTCCACGGGCTGTACGAGCCGCAGAAGAGCGAAGAAAAGCACCGCTGCATCACGCATCCGGGCAGCAGGCACCGCATGAGCAGCAGCCGTTTTACCCAATATGGGGCGGATATGAACATCCTTCTGGCGTATCATAATTTCATGGATGACTGGCTGGACGAGCGTAAGCTCGTGTCGCTGACGGAGGCCCGGCTCTTGCAGAAGCACTGCCGGGAGCTGGCGGAAAAGTATCCCAGGCAGAACCGGGCCATTATCCGTTCCCTGAAGAAGCTGGCGGCTTTTGAAAAAGAAAAGGAAATGAATATTGACAAAGTGTCCGGTTCTATGGGAGAATTGCTTGGAGAGCTTTTCGTGTACGAGAAGGATATCTTTGCGGAACACCTGTATCGGATGGGATTTTTCCTGGGCAAGTTCATTTATCTGATGGATGCCTACGAGGATGTGGAGAAAGACCGGAAGAAAGGGCAGTACAATCCATTTACAGGCTGCTTTACACAGGAGAATTTTGAAGAAATGTGCGGGAGCATTCTCAATATGATGATGACAGAATGTGCCAGAGAATTTGAGAAGCTTCCGATTCTGGAGAATGTGGAGATTCTCCGCAATATTCTGTATTCCGGTGTGTGGGTCAAATATGAAATGATCCACCGGAAGCGGACAGAGACGGGAGAGACGAAAGGAAAATGA
- a CDS encoding J domain-containing protein — protein MTDPYSVLGVDRNASDDEIKKAYRQLSRKYHPDANINNPNKDQAEAKFKEVQQAYDQIVKERERGTSDYGYGGYGQSQGQGYGGFGTGYGGFGGFGGFGGFGGYQQSRQDANDEDSLRLNAAANYINSRHFTEAMNVLNGITSHSARWHYLNAAANAGLGNNIEAKAHAREAVNMEPNNVQYRNFLNQMEMGGGWYQSMGQSYGRPMGGSDDFCMKLCIANMLCNCCCGGRFIMC, from the coding sequence ATGACAGATCCTTATAGCGTGCTGGGAGTGGATCGCAACGCTTCCGACGATGAAATCAAGAAAGCATACCGGCAGCTGAGCCGGAAATATCATCCGGATGCAAATATCAACAATCCGAACAAAGACCAGGCAGAAGCCAAGTTTAAGGAAGTGCAGCAGGCATATGATCAGATTGTGAAGGAGCGGGAACGCGGCACCTCTGATTACGGGTATGGCGGCTATGGACAGAGCCAGGGACAGGGTTATGGTGGATTTGGTACCGGCTACGGCGGGTTCGGAGGATTTGGCGGTTTCGGTGGTTTTGGCGGATATCAGCAGAGCCGACAGGATGCCAATGATGAGGATTCTCTCCGTCTGAATGCGGCGGCCAATTACATCAACAGCCGCCATTTTACAGAAGCGATGAATGTACTGAACGGCATCACCAGTCACAGTGCCCGCTGGCATTATCTGAACGCAGCGGCCAATGCCGGACTGGGAAATAATATAGAAGCGAAAGCGCATGCAAGAGAAGCGGTCAACATGGAGCCGAACAATGTCCAGTACCGGAATTTCCTGAACCAGATGGAGATGGGCGGCGGCTGGTATCAGTCTATGGGACAGTCTTATGGAAGACCCATGGGCGGTTCGGACGATTTCTGCATGAAGCTGTGTATTGCCAATATGCTTTGTAACTGCTGCTGCGGCGGCAGGTTTATCATGTGCTAG
- a CDS encoding glycosyltransferase family 39 protein, whose translation MESTNQQTNRSFIDRITDWAEQYYRFLFVLGMGLVIFLCFYRLSVHYVVSWDEARFGINAYEMLKSGNFIMNTFRYEPDYWNLKPPLSMWGTALSFLIFGYNKLGLRAFSAACYVVLTAVAARFVEKRFGKLQALLTILFLCANTACFSFHMIRSGDSDSLYLLFYTLSMLCMLMIRERPRMLYGAGFFFACAFLTKSWHAGTIVFVGFFLPAAHRGDQDIKGKTSAGISGIVPHTHGPLGDPAFYPGRDGIFQRNDLL comes from the coding sequence ATGGAAAGCACAAATCAACAGACAAACCGGTCTTTCATTGATCGGATCACAGACTGGGCGGAGCAATATTACCGGTTCCTGTTCGTGTTGGGAATGGGACTGGTAATATTTTTGTGTTTTTACCGCCTGAGTGTTCACTATGTCGTTTCCTGGGATGAAGCCCGGTTTGGCATCAACGCCTACGAGATGCTCAAAAGCGGCAATTTTATCATGAATACGTTCCGATACGAGCCGGATTACTGGAATCTGAAGCCGCCGCTTTCCATGTGGGGAACGGCACTTTCGTTTCTGATCTTCGGCTATAACAAGCTGGGGCTTCGGGCATTTTCCGCAGCCTGCTATGTGGTGCTGACAGCAGTGGCGGCCCGTTTTGTGGAAAAAAGATTCGGGAAATTACAGGCACTGTTGACGATCCTCTTTTTGTGTGCCAATACCGCCTGTTTTTCCTTCCATATGATCCGCTCCGGCGATTCGGATTCCCTGTATCTGCTGTTTTACACATTGAGTATGCTTTGTATGCTCATGATCAGAGAACGGCCCCGGATGCTTTACGGCGCCGGATTTTTCTTCGCCTGCGCATTTCTGACGAAAAGCTGGCATGCGGGCACCATTGTGTTTGTGGGATTTTTTCTTCCTGCTGCTCACCGGGGAGATCAAGACATTAAAGGGAAAACGTCTGCTGGCATTTCTGGCATCGTTCCTCATACCCATGGGCCTCTGGGCGATCCTGCGTTTTACCCAGGACGGGACGGAATTTTTCAAAGAAATGATCTTTTATGA
- a CDS encoding GntR family transcriptional regulator, with protein MKIIISNNADRPLYQQIEDQIKDAILKEELVEGDALPSIRAFANDLKVSVLTIRRVYEELEREGFVTSQVGIGTFVSAGNLELLRDSKRRLVEQKMFDVIRTAKSLKITKEELQAMMEILYEEDTGGEKYEQ; from the coding sequence TTGAAGATTATTATTTCAAATAACGCGGACCGCCCTTTGTATCAGCAGATCGAAGACCAGATCAAGGATGCCATTTTAAAAGAAGAACTGGTGGAAGGGGACGCCCTTCCGTCCATCCGGGCGTTTGCCAACGATCTGAAGGTCAGTGTCCTGACCATCCGGCGGGTGTATGAGGAGCTGGAGCGGGAGGGCTTTGTCACCAGCCAGGTGGGGATTGGAACCTTCGTATCCGCAGGAAATCTGGAGCTTTTGCGGGATTCCAAGCGGCGGCTGGTGGAACAGAAGATGTTCGATGTGATACGGACGGCAAAATCATTGAAGATTACAAAAGAAGAATTGCAGGCAATGATGGAAATTCTTTACGAGGAGGATACGGGAGGTGAAAAATATGAGCAGTGA
- a CDS encoding DUF3592 domain-containing protein, which produces MSSEAVFLCVVGVIAGCFGLVNAVRFLLLQKKTARAVGTVVSIKMPNPETARTRNSKWAVVSYEVDGRLVQSGNRIQVPMTSQVGSFVHVRYDKQEPEKLYAFSLGRMAVAFLVAVVCFFIVGLRLA; this is translated from the coding sequence ATGAGCAGTGAAGCTGTTTTTCTCTGTGTTGTGGGAGTGATCGCCGGATGCTTTGGACTGGTAAACGCTGTGCGGTTTCTTTTGTTGCAAAAGAAAACCGCCCGGGCTGTTGGAACGGTCGTGTCCATCAAAATGCCAAATCCCGAGACGGCCAGAACCCGCAATTCCAAATGGGCGGTCGTTTCCTATGAGGTGGATGGCAGGCTGGTGCAGTCCGGGAACCGCATACAGGTGCCCATGACCTCGCAGGTGGGCTCTTTTGTACATGTGCGGTACGATAAACAGGAACCGGAAAAGCTGTACGCCTTTTCGCTGGGACGGATGGCGGTGGCGTTTCTCGTTGCTGTGGTATGCTTCTTTATCGTAGGATTGCGATTGGCATAA
- a CDS encoding AAA family ATPase, whose product MNITELSIRNFKSIRCLTMHNMEQALILVGKNSTGKTVVLDAILAVTGNYEIQDSDFAPEGQNIEISMTLDIPEEELPTLWQRGIVSKYKRYEVWHRDFCAKLPSYQEGRLSFTFVAGRDGRVRYEDGVKKNNACIPALLPKVYYIDHSRKIEEIQRDIFNIQGGQELKALRENRCMFDRAKACDNCFDCMGVIEKKTPAQLSIQEAEKLLDYKLFHLNMDSFMEKLNQYFRENSSRPGELLLHKDMRVSEAFSMNTVLYNPEQKRVFSMDQLSEGMRSMYLLSLLEAYAQEPTSLPSIILMEDPEIFLHPKMQKTAGEVLYRLSRKNQIIFCTHSPTMIFNFNSRQIKQIRLDEDGYTVADENPDIDEVLDNLGYSANDLMNVSFVFIVEGKQDSSRLPLLLEKYYAEIYTGDDKLRRIAIIPTNSCTNIRTYANLKYINKLYLKDQFLMIRDSDGKDREGLVRQLCGYYKDRERQDRGNLPRVQPRNVLVLKYYSFENYFLDPKVMAKIGVVKSEEDFYRILYGKFREYLNKLTSVKHMEKVTGVRIRSEADVKAHMEEIRTYVRGHNLYDIFYGRYKGVKEEEILRRYIDEAPRETFADILEAIDRFVYFENRKQ is encoded by the coding sequence ATGAATATTACGGAGCTGTCGATTCGCAATTTCAAATCGATCCGGTGTCTGACGATGCACAATATGGAGCAGGCGCTGATCCTTGTGGGAAAGAACAGCACGGGAAAGACGGTGGTGCTGGATGCGATTCTGGCAGTGACCGGCAATTATGAGATCCAGGACAGCGATTTCGCGCCGGAGGGGCAGAACATCGAGATTTCCATGACGCTGGACATTCCGGAGGAGGAGCTGCCTACCCTGTGGCAGCGGGGCATTGTGAGCAAATACAAGCGCTATGAGGTGTGGCACCGGGATTTCTGTGCCAAGCTGCCGTCCTACCAGGAGGGACGCCTTTCCTTTACCTTTGTGGCCGGACGGGATGGCCGGGTGCGTTATGAGGATGGCGTGAAGAAGAACAACGCCTGTATCCCGGCGCTGCTGCCCAAGGTGTATTACATCGACCATTCCCGGAAGATCGAGGAGATCCAGCGGGATATTTTCAATATCCAGGGCGGGCAGGAGCTGAAAGCGCTGCGGGAAAACCGGTGCATGTTCGACCGCGCCAAGGCCTGCGACAACTGCTTTGACTGTATGGGGGTCATTGAAAAGAAGACACCGGCCCAGCTGTCCATCCAGGAGGCAGAGAAGTTGCTGGACTACAAGCTTTTTCACCTGAACATGGATTCTTTCATGGAAAAATTAAACCAGTATTTCCGGGAAAACAGTTCCCGCCCGGGCGAACTGCTGCTGCATAAGGATATGCGGGTGAGCGAAGCTTTTTCCATGAATACGGTGCTCTATAACCCGGAGCAGAAACGGGTATTTTCCATGGATCAGCTCAGTGAGGGCATGCGCAGCATGTACCTTTTGTCGCTGCTGGAAGCCTACGCCCAGGAGCCCACCAGTCTGCCGTCCATTATCCTCATGGAGGATCCGGAGATTTTCCTTCATCCGAAAATGCAGAAGACGGCGGGGGAGGTGCTGTATCGGTTATCTCGGAAAAATCAGATCATTTTCTGTACCCATTCGCCCACGATGATTTTTAACTTTAATTCCCGGCAGATCAAGCAGATCCGGCTGGATGAGGACGGCTACACGGTGGCGGACGAGAATCCCGATATCGACGAGGTGCTGGATAATCTGGGCTATTCGGCCAACGACCTGATGAACGTCAGCTTTGTTTTTATCGTGGAGGGCAAGCAGGACAGCAGCCGTCTGCCCCTGCTTCTGGAAAAATATTACGCTGAGATTTACACTGGGGACGACAAGCTGCGGCGCATCGCCATCATCCCCACCAACAGCTGCACGAACATTCGCACCTACGCGAACCTGAAATACATCAACAAGCTGTACCTGAAAGACCAGTTTCTCATGATCCGGGACTCCGACGGGAAAGACCGGGAGGGGCTGGTGCGGCAGCTCTGCGGCTATTACAAAGACAGGGAGCGGCAGGATCGGGGCAACCTTCCCCGGGTGCAGCCCCGCAACGTGCTGGTGCTGAAATACTATTCCTTTGAAAATTATTTTCTCGATCCGAAGGTCATGGCGAAGATCGGCGTGGTGAAATCGGAGGAGGATTTTTACCGGATTCTCTATGGAAAATTCCGGGAATATCTGAATAAGCTCACCAGCGTCAAGCATATGGAAAAAGTCACCGGCGTGCGCATCCGCTCCGAGGCCGATGTGAAAGCCCACATGGAGGAAATCCGCACTTACGTCCGGGGGCACAATCTGTATGATATTTTTTACGGGCGGTATAAAGGGGTGAAAGAAGAGGAAATCCTGCGGCGGTATATCGATGAGGCACCCCGGGAGACCTTTGCGGACATCCTGGAAGCCATTGACAGGTTTGTTTATTTCGAAAATCGAAAACAGTAA